In Roseofilum casamattae BLCC-M143, a single window of DNA contains:
- a CDS encoding pentapeptide repeat-containing protein → MADKVYRSHLRNANFRGKQLVGADFSETDIRGVDFGNANLVGANFTNARAGLSPMWSVSLMALFFVLSCFSGLVSGYSGAFVGDLLNNLAYDTSFLGALSFILLAIFLIVVSWQGLGAEIATLVQIVFACLIATLAFLPNDSLELINAIVFTNLALGGALVGVTNMALAVAIAQVMALPQARVLAGISGLLGVVLGVLLGVREAESYPVAGLVGFAVISIGMYTSWQAMAEDKKSEIIRSLAVTIVAKGSTSFHGADLTNADFTSATLKSVDFRQAILTRTCWFKAKDLNYARLEGTYLENPTVLNLVANKDGREKNFDRLNLRRLNLQDANLQDASFINADLSETNLRNANLFGAKLAQAQLYRAVLTGARLTGAYIQNWGISTDTLLDRVTCEYIYMQLPTKDDPDPCRKPDDRNQTFDTGDFANFMAPIIKTLDLYQTQNFDMRQLGRNVKIIDLFHYRDIDPTAVAISIIQLAENHPEAELEVVALQGQDREKIRLQAKVTGDANRNQLSAEYFENYTAIQALPDRDRQTMMVRIAEKDDHIRRLESLLEKALQSAKLYVETQYTRGDTIMSQSQESKGNINISDTQGSVSGVAGAGENLSMTGVAIGEISGNVTNTIGKLPQSSELEQPGIKELLTELQVAIETDSNLSQEDKIEALEQLQTIAEAGQKPEDGAMQKMVKRAMKFLKGTIADLPSTVGLVQTCTKLFPLITKFFGIS, encoded by the coding sequence ATGGCAGATAAAGTTTACCGTTCTCATTTGCGGAATGCCAACTTCAGAGGCAAACAACTGGTTGGAGCTGACTTTAGTGAGACTGACATTCGAGGGGTAGATTTCGGCAACGCCAATCTGGTAGGTGCAAACTTTACCAATGCTAGAGCTGGTTTATCTCCCATGTGGAGTGTAAGCTTGATGGCATTATTTTTTGTACTCTCATGTTTTTCCGGGTTAGTTTCTGGCTATTCTGGTGCGTTTGTTGGAGACTTATTGAATAACTTAGCCTATGATACTTCATTTTTAGGTGCTCTATCTTTCATTCTCTTAGCTATCTTTTTGATAGTAGTTAGCTGGCAAGGTTTAGGAGCCGAAATAGCAACACTCGTTCAAATAGTATTCGCTTGCCTAATTGCGACACTGGCTTTCCTTCCCAATGACAGTTTGGAATTAATCAATGCTATTGTTTTCACTAACTTAGCTTTAGGAGGAGCATTAGTTGGCGTAACTAATATGGCTTTAGCTGTCGCGATCGCCCAAGTGATGGCGCTACCTCAAGCTAGAGTATTAGCGGGAATCTCAGGGTTGCTTGGGGTTGTCTTGGGCGTCCTCTTGGGAGTGAGAGAAGCAGAATCTTATCCTGTAGCTGGATTAGTTGGTTTCGCCGTAATATCTATTGGTATGTATACCAGTTGGCAAGCAATGGCAGAAGATAAAAAAAGTGAAATAATTCGTTCTCTAGCCGTAACAATTGTAGCCAAAGGAAGCACCAGCTTTCATGGAGCCGACTTAACCAATGCGGATTTCACCAGCGCTACACTCAAAAGTGTTGATTTTAGACAAGCCATTCTCACTCGTACTTGCTGGTTTAAAGCCAAAGATCTCAATTATGCGCGCTTGGAGGGAACCTATCTGGAAAATCCAACAGTGCTAAATTTAGTGGCGAACAAAGATGGCAGAGAGAAAAACTTCGATCGCCTAAATTTACGCCGTCTTAATCTGCAAGATGCAAACTTACAAGATGCCAGTTTCATCAATGCCGATTTAAGTGAGACAAACTTGCGAAATGCGAATTTATTTGGTGCTAAACTCGCCCAAGCACAGCTTTATCGAGCGGTTTTAACTGGTGCTCGTTTAACTGGAGCTTATATTCAAAATTGGGGTATTTCTACAGATACATTACTCGATCGCGTAACCTGCGAATACATTTATATGCAACTCCCCACTAAAGACGATCCCGATCCATGTCGCAAACCGGATGACCGCAATCAAACCTTTGACACAGGCGACTTTGCTAATTTTATGGCTCCGATAATTAAAACCCTGGATCTTTATCAAACGCAAAATTTTGATATGCGTCAGCTCGGGCGTAATGTCAAAATAATCGATCTATTTCACTATCGGGATATCGATCCAACGGCAGTTGCGATTTCCATTATCCAATTAGCAGAAAATCATCCAGAAGCTGAATTAGAAGTTGTTGCTTTACAAGGGCAAGATCGAGAAAAGATTCGACTGCAAGCAAAAGTCACCGGTGATGCCAACCGCAACCAACTCTCTGCGGAATACTTTGAGAACTATACTGCAATTCAGGCTTTACCGGATCGCGATCGGCAAACTATGATGGTTAGGATAGCTGAAAAAGATGACCATATTCGCCGCTTAGAGAGCCTACTGGAAAAAGCTCTCCAGTCTGCTAAATTGTATGTGGAAACCCAATATACTCGAGGAGATACAATTATGTCGCAAAGTCAAGAAAGTAAAGGTAATATCAATATCAGCGATACTCAGGGGAGTGTGAGTGGTGTTGCAGGTGCAGGGGAAAACTTATCAATGACAGGAGTGGCCATTGGCGAAATTAGTGGCAATGTCACCAATACAATTGGTAAGCTACCCCAGTCTTCGGAGCTAGAGCAACCAGGAATTAAGGAACTGCTAACGGAACTGCAAGTTGCCATTGAAACCGATTCTAATTTAAGTCAAGAAGACAAAATCGAGGCTTTAGAGCAATTGCAAACCATTGCGGAAGCAGGTCAAAAGCCAGAAGATGGAGCCATGCAAAAAATGGTCAAACGGGCAATGAAGTTTCTTAAAGGAACAATTGCAGATTTACCTTCGACAGTCGGACTCGTTCAAACTTGCACTAAGCTATTTCCCCTAATTACTAAATTCTTTGGTATTTCATAA
- a CDS encoding glycosyltransferase — protein MSNKEAVSGETEIVSTIVPAYHAEDTIVRAISSLLQQTYPHWEAAIAADDGIDYLSLLADAGIRDRRLKQIVTGDRATGAGNTRNRALSICTGEILATLDADDAYLPHRLETLVPLALEYGAVIDNTGVHNRDLVCYKTPFSRERDRIGFAIAEDILKPRIPFFPVFRREFIGRGWTSVAFAEDVLFNLELLSRAETAVISFKSLYCYYKRDGSTTQSANAFDTAQRGYCEILDLLESSHLDLTAQIRQAAIEEFQQNLQLNQVFRQYMEQGRCQTLEEFLDLTDNGRAEWLRSELEATLKEFPKNPVIDR, from the coding sequence ATGTCAAATAAGGAAGCAGTGTCAGGGGAAACTGAAATTGTCAGCACGATCGTTCCGGCATATCATGCCGAAGATACCATTGTTCGCGCGATCTCCAGCTTATTGCAACAAACTTATCCCCATTGGGAAGCCGCGATCGCCGCAGATGATGGGATCGATTATTTATCTCTATTGGCCGATGCTGGAATTCGCGATCGCCGCTTAAAACAGATCGTGACTGGCGATCGCGCGACGGGAGCTGGAAATACTCGCAACCGAGCGCTCTCCATATGCACTGGCGAGATCCTTGCTACTCTCGATGCCGATGATGCTTACCTTCCCCATCGCCTGGAAACCTTAGTTCCGTTAGCTCTAGAGTATGGTGCAGTTATTGATAATACGGGGGTACACAACCGGGATCTTGTATGCTACAAAACTCCATTTTCTCGGGAACGCGATCGCATCGGATTTGCCATCGCCGAAGATATTCTCAAGCCTCGCATTCCCTTTTTTCCAGTATTTCGTCGCGAATTTATCGGTCGCGGTTGGACTAGCGTTGCGTTTGCTGAAGATGTTCTCTTTAATTTAGAACTCCTCTCGCGCGCCGAAACAGCAGTTATTTCTTTCAAGTCTTTGTATTGCTACTACAAGCGAGATGGCTCCACAACCCAATCAGCCAATGCCTTCGATACCGCTCAACGAGGGTATTGCGAAATTCTCGACTTATTAGAGAGCAGCCACTTGGACTTAACGGCACAGATACGCCAAGCAGCGATCGAAGAGTTTCAGCAAAACTTACAGCTCAATCAAGTATTTCGCCAGTACATGGAACAAGGACGATGCCAAACTCTAGAAGAATTTCTCGATCTGACAGATAACGGCCGTGCCGAATGGTTGCGATCGGAACTCGAGGCAACTTTGAAAGAATTCCCAAAGAACCCAGTCATCGACCGCTAA
- a CDS encoding Hpt domain-containing protein, with the protein MSSNSQIVGYFLEEAKEHLDTIEQGLLDLKSTMKDQESLNELFRAAHSVKGGAAMLGFNSIQKVSHRLEDSFKVLKENTKIPVDRKLENLFLSGFDVLRDLLERVQGPFGLQDDEANQILAEAEPKFVQLHNHLDSLDSGGPGIAEEVAPPPPKKAAPAAQPSLDFAEEVTRVLREMLQVFKQKTTPNNRQQLEQLCVGLLNLGEMAPEWQTLVETAQTAISNPKASYVKLAPLAIQELKIAAELVKAGRAAEVKPSSELTQLAETATAKRVAIALEPNAAAQVLASAFDRKQLGQLISALQKAAV; encoded by the coding sequence ATGAGTAGTAATTCGCAAATTGTCGGTTATTTTCTCGAAGAAGCCAAGGAACATCTCGATACCATCGAGCAAGGATTGCTCGACCTCAAGTCAACGATGAAAGACCAGGAAAGCCTGAACGAGTTATTTCGTGCCGCTCACTCGGTGAAAGGGGGAGCGGCGATGTTAGGGTTTAATAGCATTCAGAAAGTCTCGCACCGCCTTGAAGATAGCTTTAAAGTCCTCAAAGAGAATACGAAAATTCCCGTCGATCGCAAGTTGGAGAATTTATTTCTCAGTGGGTTTGATGTCTTGCGAGATCTTCTCGAGCGGGTGCAAGGTCCCTTTGGACTGCAAGATGATGAAGCCAACCAAATTCTGGCTGAAGCCGAACCAAAATTCGTACAACTGCACAACCACTTAGACAGTTTGGACAGCGGGGGGCCTGGTATTGCCGAAGAGGTTGCTCCACCGCCACCGAAAAAAGCAGCTCCAGCGGCACAACCAAGTTTGGATTTTGCCGAGGAAGTGACGCGAGTCTTGCGGGAAATGCTCCAGGTCTTTAAGCAGAAAACAACTCCCAATAACCGTCAGCAGTTAGAACAGTTATGCGTGGGATTATTAAATTTAGGGGAGATGGCTCCAGAATGGCAAACCTTAGTAGAAACGGCACAAACGGCTATTAGCAATCCGAAAGCGTCTTACGTAAAACTAGCACCTCTGGCGATTCAGGAGCTGAAAATAGCGGCAGAGTTGGTGAAAGCTGGCCGTGCCGCAGAGGTAAAGCCATCGAGCGAACTTACTCAACTGGCAGAGACAGCAACAGCGAAGCGGGTGGCGATCGCCCTAGAGCCAAATGCAGCGGCTCAAGTGCTCGCTAGTGCTTTCGATCGGAAACAATTGGGGCAATTAATTTCTGCCTTGCAAAAAGCAGCAGTTTAA
- a CDS encoding phasin family protein: protein MPGLGDFVKKAFYMGVGAASYAGEKAGSAIADIRPQAQKLANEMVERGEITAEEARRLVEDMVSQGQQQIKEQVAKAKPEPETPKQPRKIEILDDDEPQNPTASEEAQVNELRDQVNQLKQELESLQREG, encoded by the coding sequence ATGCCAGGTTTAGGAGATTTTGTCAAAAAAGCCTTCTATATGGGTGTGGGTGCAGCGTCCTATGCAGGGGAAAAAGCCGGTTCTGCGATCGCTGACATCCGACCCCAAGCGCAAAAGCTCGCTAACGAAATGGTAGAACGAGGGGAAATCACTGCAGAAGAAGCCCGTCGTCTGGTAGAAGACATGGTCAGTCAAGGCCAGCAACAGATAAAAGAGCAAGTCGCGAAGGCAAAACCCGAACCAGAAACGCCTAAACAGCCTCGTAAGATAGAGATTTTAGATGATGACGAGCCGCAAAACCCAACAGCATCAGAAGAAGCTCAAGTGAATGAATTGCGAGATCAGGTGAATCAACTCAAACAAGAACTTGAGAGCTTACAGCGAGAAGGATAA
- the glyQ gene encoding glycine--tRNA ligase subunit alpha, producing MNFQSAIAKLNEFWGQTVSLPQSPCLLVQPYDIEKGAGTMSPHTFLRAIGPEPWAVAYVEPCRRPTDGRYGENPNRYQQYYQYQVLIKPSPDNIQELYLDSLRALGIQPEEHDIRFVEDNWESPTLGAWGVGWEVWLDGMEVTQFTYFQQCGGIDCHPVSIEITYGLERLVMYLQDVDALTKIQWNDRITYGDVHLQGEIEQCTYNFEASNPELLFQLFDLYAQEANQLIEKGLVTPSLDYVLKCSHSFNLLDARGVIAVTERTRYIGKIRQLARRVAQLYLEQREQLGFPLIAAPV from the coding sequence GTGAATTTCCAGTCAGCGATCGCCAAACTCAATGAATTTTGGGGCCAGACCGTCTCGTTACCCCAGTCCCCCTGTCTGCTGGTCCAACCTTATGACATCGAAAAAGGGGCGGGTACCATGAGTCCCCATACATTTCTCAGAGCCATCGGCCCCGAACCTTGGGCTGTTGCCTACGTCGAACCTTGCCGTCGTCCAACCGACGGACGCTATGGTGAAAACCCGAATCGGTATCAGCAGTACTATCAATACCAAGTCCTGATCAAACCGTCCCCAGATAATATTCAAGAGCTTTACCTCGACTCCTTAAGAGCATTGGGGATTCAACCTGAAGAGCACGACATCCGTTTTGTTGAAGATAATTGGGAGTCGCCAACTCTAGGGGCGTGGGGTGTGGGTTGGGAAGTATGGCTCGATGGCATGGAAGTTACCCAGTTTACCTACTTCCAACAGTGTGGAGGCATTGACTGTCATCCCGTTTCTATTGAAATTACTTATGGGTTAGAGCGATTAGTCATGTATCTGCAAGATGTTGATGCGTTAACCAAAATTCAGTGGAACGATCGCATCACCTATGGAGATGTCCACCTGCAAGGCGAAATCGAGCAATGCACGTACAACTTTGAAGCGTCTAATCCAGAGTTATTGTTCCAACTCTTTGACCTCTACGCTCAAGAAGCCAATCAACTGATTGAAAAAGGGCTAGTGACTCCTAGCCTGGACTATGTCCTCAAATGCTCCCATAGCTTTAACCTGCTTGATGCTAGAGGAGTCATCGCGGTAACCGAACGAACGCGCTACATTGGTAAAATTCGACAATTAGCGCGACGAGTTGCCCAACTTTATCTGGAGCAGCGAGAACAATTAGGCTTTCCACTGATAGCTGCCCCCGTTTAA
- a CDS encoding class I SAM-dependent methyltransferase gives MADLLTKLAYQTLQRGKSYFSLTHKALSYRLSSLLLESKTSDASISREVLHEIQQQFEQLLEVDWQDAKQGIYATDLLFQQDWQQFLPSYANVWLDLPRTWQRQHNKEYQVFSTDLDRSKYPQYYLQNFHYQTDGYLSDRSADLYDLQVDILFNGGADAMRRRILAPLKAVVMGWPRTAQPVKILDVACGTGRTLEFIHHTCPQASLYGIDLSSYYLRKANQSLSNIPGELPQLIQGNGEELPYVDNYFHVVTSTFLFHELPPKARQRVLAECWRVLKPEGTLILCDSIQAEDNPRLDPILSWFPRSFHEPYYNNYLKDNLERRLESIGFTENETRVYYMSKYWVAKKPRNDRSNGDEFKCVI, from the coding sequence ATGGCGGATTTACTTACCAAACTAGCTTATCAAACTCTACAACGAGGTAAAAGCTATTTCAGTTTGACACATAAAGCTCTTTCTTATCGCTTATCGAGCTTATTGCTAGAGAGCAAGACTTCCGATGCCTCAATTTCTCGAGAAGTCTTGCACGAAATTCAACAGCAGTTTGAGCAGTTGCTCGAAGTTGATTGGCAAGATGCGAAACAGGGAATTTATGCAACCGATCTCTTATTCCAGCAAGATTGGCAGCAGTTTCTCCCCTCCTATGCGAATGTCTGGTTAGATTTACCTAGAACTTGGCAACGCCAACACAACAAGGAATATCAAGTATTTTCTACGGATCTTGACCGATCGAAGTATCCGCAGTACTATTTGCAGAATTTCCACTATCAGACCGACGGTTATTTAAGCGATCGCTCTGCGGATTTATACGATCTACAAGTGGATATTCTCTTTAATGGAGGAGCTGACGCCATGCGACGCCGGATTTTAGCTCCCTTAAAAGCTGTAGTTATGGGATGGCCTCGTACCGCACAACCGGTAAAAATATTAGATGTTGCTTGCGGTACGGGTAGAACTCTAGAATTTATCCATCATACTTGCCCGCAAGCCTCATTATACGGAATTGATTTATCCTCCTACTATCTGCGCAAGGCGAATCAATCTCTCTCCAACATTCCCGGAGAATTACCTCAACTGATCCAAGGTAATGGAGAAGAGTTACCCTATGTCGATAATTACTTCCATGTAGTAACCAGCACATTTTTATTTCACGAATTGCCCCCTAAAGCACGCCAGAGAGTCCTTGCCGAATGTTGGCGAGTTTTAAAACCAGAGGGAACTCTAATTTTGTGCGATTCAATCCAGGCAGAAGATAACCCTCGACTCGATCCAATTTTGAGTTGGTTTCCCCGCAGTTTCCACGAACCATACTACAACAATTATCTTAAGGATAATCTGGAAAGACGTTTAGAAAGTATCGGCTTTACAGAGAATGAAACTCGCGTGTATTATATGAGTAAGTATTGGGTGGCTAAGAAGCCTAGAAACGATCGCTCCAATGGAGATGAATTCAAATGCGTAATTTAA
- the recG gene encoding ATP-dependent DNA helicase RecG, which translates to MTEAPDWERLQKALTVEQERGFADLQGKQYRFSQFLSLSFDSPPASSSPREKRQWTQIARQFDTYPQFTLAQRKQLVAHARQFLLDARSRYQPFQTEKASSPSYSEETAAMRSPIARENPLTTTDFDFNSLLSEVPGISTHHARQLGKLGLTTVRELLFYYPRNHADYASQVAIAELEPGETVTVVGEVKRVSCFSSPRNKKLTILEIILRDNTGQLKLSRFFAGAYFSSRGWQEGQKRNYPVRSIVAASGLVKKNKYGITLDKPEIEVLESPGASLDSTTIGQIVPIYPLTEGVTADVVRKAIVQVLPAAIHLVDPVPETVREEYELVSLPQAIAHIHFPDSQDSLALARRRLIFDEFFYLQVGFLQRRYLQKKDRKAIPLVHTGQLIDQFYQVLPFQLTGAQERVVSEILSDLRSPTAMNRLVQGDVGSGKTVVATIAILAAIQSGYQAALMAPTEVLAEQHYRKLVGWFNLLHLPVELLTGSTKVKKRREIHAQLQTGELPLLVGTHALIQEGVTFHRLGLAAIDEQHRFGVQQRALLQQKGESPHVLSLTATPIPRTLTLTMHGDLDVSQIDELPPGRQAIETVALTGKERKKSYELIRREIASGRQAYVVLPLVEESDKLNAKAAIAEHEELSETIFPEFEVGLLHGRMTSAEKDEAITAFRNNETQIIVSTTVIEVGVDVPNATVMLIENAERFGLSQLHQLRGRVGRGAHKSYCLLLTNSTSNDARQRLNVLEQSQDGFFIAEMDLQLRGPGEVLGTRQSGLPDFALASLVEDQDVLALARDAAENLMNSDPMLHDYPAINAELKHRYEKLMGGTIMT; encoded by the coding sequence ATGACCGAAGCACCAGATTGGGAACGATTACAAAAGGCGTTGACTGTGGAGCAAGAGCGGGGATTTGCCGATCTGCAAGGAAAGCAGTATCGGTTTAGCCAGTTTCTCAGCCTGAGTTTTGATTCTCCTCCCGCATCTTCTTCACCGCGAGAAAAACGCCAGTGGACGCAGATAGCGCGCCAGTTCGATACTTATCCGCAGTTTACCCTAGCGCAGCGGAAACAGTTGGTGGCTCACGCGAGACAGTTTTTGTTGGATGCGCGATCGCGCTATCAACCTTTCCAGACAGAAAAAGCCAGTTCTCCCAGTTATAGCGAGGAAACGGCTGCGATGCGATCGCCAATTGCCCGAGAAAACCCACTAACAACAACCGATTTTGATTTTAATTCGTTGCTCTCAGAAGTTCCGGGAATCTCAACTCATCACGCGCGACAGTTAGGGAAGTTGGGATTAACAACGGTGCGCGAACTCTTATTTTATTATCCGCGCAATCATGCCGATTATGCCTCGCAAGTGGCGATCGCAGAACTGGAACCGGGAGAAACGGTGACGGTGGTGGGAGAGGTGAAGCGGGTGAGTTGTTTTTCGTCGCCACGCAATAAGAAGTTAACGATTTTAGAGATTATTCTGCGCGACAATACCGGTCAATTAAAATTATCTCGCTTCTTTGCCGGAGCTTATTTTAGCAGTAGAGGATGGCAAGAAGGACAGAAACGCAACTATCCGGTGCGATCGATTGTTGCCGCTTCAGGGTTGGTGAAAAAGAATAAATACGGAATCACTCTTGACAAGCCGGAAATTGAGGTTCTCGAGTCTCCTGGAGCCTCCTTAGACTCGACAACGATCGGGCAGATCGTGCCGATTTATCCGCTCACGGAAGGGGTGACGGCGGATGTGGTGCGCAAGGCGATCGTGCAGGTGTTACCCGCTGCTATACATTTGGTCGATCCGGTTCCAGAAACAGTGCGAGAAGAGTATGAATTAGTCAGTCTTCCGCAGGCGATCGCCCATATCCATTTTCCCGATAGTCAAGACAGTTTAGCATTGGCGCGCCGGCGGTTGATTTTCGACGAGTTTTTCTATTTGCAAGTGGGATTTCTCCAGCGCCGTTACTTACAGAAAAAGGACAGAAAGGCGATTCCTTTAGTACATACCGGTCAGCTCATCGACCAATTTTATCAGGTATTGCCGTTTCAGTTAACCGGCGCGCAAGAGCGAGTGGTGAGTGAAATTCTCAGCGATTTGCGATCGCCAACTGCGATGAATCGTTTGGTGCAAGGAGATGTGGGTTCCGGGAAAACAGTGGTGGCAACGATCGCAATTTTAGCGGCGATTCAGTCCGGCTATCAAGCAGCATTAATGGCACCGACGGAAGTATTAGCAGAACAGCATTATCGCAAGTTAGTCGGATGGTTTAATTTATTGCATTTACCGGTAGAGTTACTTACCGGTTCGACGAAGGTGAAAAAGCGACGGGAAATTCACGCGCAGTTGCAAACCGGGGAGTTACCTTTATTGGTAGGAACTCATGCGTTAATTCAAGAAGGTGTAACCTTTCATCGCTTGGGATTAGCGGCGATCGACGAACAACATCGCTTTGGAGTTCAGCAGCGCGCTTTATTGCAGCAAAAGGGAGAATCTCCCCATGTTTTGAGTTTAACTGCTACACCAATTCCCCGTACTCTAACATTAACCATGCATGGGGATTTAGATGTGAGTCAAATTGACGAACTTCCTCCCGGACGACAGGCGATTGAAACGGTAGCTTTAACTGGGAAAGAACGGAAAAAATCTTACGAATTAATTCGCCGGGAAATTGCGTCCGGACGACAAGCTTATGTGGTGTTACCTTTAGTGGAAGAGTCAGATAAGCTGAATGCGAAGGCTGCGATCGCAGAACATGAAGAACTTTCGGAAACCATCTTCCCCGAGTTTGAAGTCGGACTGCTGCACGGACGCATGACTTCGGCAGAAAAAGATGAGGCCATTACCGCATTTCGGAATAATGAAACCCAAATTATTGTCTCGACAACGGTGATTGAAGTCGGCGTCGATGTTCCCAACGCCACGGTGATGTTAATTGAAAATGCGGAACGATTCGGACTTTCCCAGTTGCATCAGTTGCGCGGACGAGTCGGACGGGGAGCACACAAGTCTTATTGTTTGTTATTAACCAATTCTACCAGTAATGATGCGCGCCAGAGATTGAATGTTTTAGAACAATCTCAGGATGGCTTTTTTATTGCCGAAATGGATTTACAATTGCGCGGTCCGGGAGAAGTTTTGGGCACTCGCCAATCCGGACTTCCCGACTTTGCTTTAGCTAGTTTAGTCGAAGACCAAGACGTATTAGCTCTAGCGCGAGATGCTGCCGAAAATTTGATGAACTCCGATCCAATGTTGCACGACTATCCAGCAATTAATGCGGAGTTAAAACACCGCTATGAGAAACTCATGGGAGGTACAATTATGACATGA
- a CDS encoding alpha/beta fold hydrolase — protein MQHSTFSSTQYYTWKAYRCAYEVNRTPGSDGAPILLIHPIGVGLSRRFWDRFIQTWRDRGYSNPIYNPDLLGCGESDMPRVAYTPEDWAEQLSCFLQTVIQRPAIAIVQGALFPTAIALSQLESSRELVSALVLSGPPAWPVMTYESPSWQQRLLWNGFDSPLGSAFYRYARRRQFLQSFSIRQLFGNPAQVDEEWLEMLKVGANNPESRHAVFAFLAGFWRKNYQLAISKISQPTLVLVGETASSISKEGKQETPDARLQDYLACLPQGRGQKMLGRNVLPYESPDLFVSAIAEVLQEWDLL, from the coding sequence ATGCAACATTCCACCTTTTCATCAACTCAGTATTATACTTGGAAAGCCTATCGGTGTGCTTACGAAGTGAATCGGACTCCTGGCTCTGATGGTGCGCCGATTTTATTAATTCATCCAATTGGTGTCGGACTATCCCGTCGTTTTTGGGATCGCTTCATTCAGACATGGCGCGATCGCGGATATTCTAACCCTATTTATAATCCCGATCTACTCGGATGCGGTGAGAGCGACATGCCTCGGGTTGCTTATACTCCAGAAGATTGGGCAGAACAACTCAGTTGTTTTCTACAAACGGTTATTCAACGACCGGCGATCGCGATCGTTCAAGGCGCTCTGTTTCCAACGGCGATCGCCCTCAGTCAGTTAGAATCTTCCCGAGAGTTAGTTAGCGCTCTGGTTCTCTCCGGCCCCCCAGCATGGCCGGTTATGACTTACGAGAGTCCATCTTGGCAGCAACGACTTTTGTGGAATGGGTTTGACTCCCCACTAGGTTCTGCATTTTATCGCTACGCTCGCCGGCGTCAATTTTTACAGTCGTTTTCCATTCGCCAGTTATTTGGCAATCCTGCCCAAGTGGATGAAGAATGGCTGGAAATGCTGAAAGTTGGTGCAAACAACCCAGAGAGTCGCCATGCGGTATTCGCATTTTTAGCCGGATTTTGGCGCAAAAATTACCAACTGGCAATCTCGAAGATTTCTCAACCGACTTTAGTTCTGGTCGGCGAAACGGCTTCTAGCATCAGTAAGGAAGGCAAGCAAGAAACTCCAGATGCTCGTCTGCAAGATTATCTTGCTTGTCTGCCTCAAGGTCGCGGTCAAAAAATGCTGGGTCGTAATGTACTGCCCTACGAATCTCCCGATCTGTTTGTTTCAGCGATCGCTGAAGTCCTACAAGAATGGGATTTACTATAG